CTCTTGGCGGTCCCCTTCTCACCCCGGACGAGCACCCCGCCGACGGCGGGGGAGACCGCGTTGAGCAGCAGGGCGAGTCGCAGGTCGTCCATCCCGACGATCGCGGTGAACGGATAGGGGCTGGTCATGAGTCACCCTCCAGGTCGCCTTCGAGATCGAGGTAGGTCTGCCGGAGCCGGTCCAGCGTCTCCTGGTCCGGCTCGGCCCACAGGCCCCGGTCCGCGGCCTCCAGCAGGCGTTCCGTGACGCCGCGCAGCGCCCACGGGTTGGACTTCCGCATGAACGCCTGGTTCTCGGGGTCGAAGACGTACTCCGCCGCCAACTTCTCGTACATCCAGTCGTCCACGACGCCCGCCGTCGCGTCGTAGCCGAACAAGTAGTCGACGGTCGCGGCCATTTCGAAGGCGCCCTTGTAGCCGTGCCGCCGCATCGCCGCCATCCAGCGGGGGTTGACCACGCGAGCCCGGAACACCCGGTGGGTCTCCTCGCTCAGCGTCCGCGTCTTGACCTGGTCCGGCACCGCGCTGTCGCCGATGTACGCCTCAGGGGACTCCCCGGTCAGATGGCGGACCATGGCGACCATCCCGCCGTGGTACTGGAAGTAGTCGTCGGCGTCCGCGATGTCGTGCTCGCGCGTGTCGACGTTCTTCGCCGCCACCTGGATCCGCCGGAACGCCGTCTCCATGTCGCCGCGCGCCGGGCGGCCGTCCAGGCCCCGGCCGTAGGCGTAGCCGCCCCAGACCGCGTACACCTCGGCCAGGTCCGCGTCGTCCCGCCAGTTCCGCGCGTCGATCAGCGGCAGCAGGCCCGCGCCGTACGCGCCCGGCTTGGAGCCGAAGATCCGCGACGTGGCCCGCCGCCGGTCGCCGTGCCGGGCGGTGTCCTCATCCGCGTGCGCCCGCACGAAGTTCTGGTCCGCGGGCTCGTCCAGCTCCGCGACGGCCCGCACCGCGTCGTCGATCAGCGCCACCACGTGCGGGAAGGCGTCCCGGAAGAACCCCGAGATCCGGACCGTGACATCGATCCTGGGCCGCCCCAACTCCGCCGGCCGCACCACCTCGAAGCCCGTCACCCGCCGCGAGGCGTCGTCCCACACCGGCCGGCAGCCCAGCAGCGCCAGGATCTCCGCGATGTCGTCGCCCTGCGTGCGCATGCACGAGGTGCCCCACACCGTCAGTCCCACGGACGCCGGATACGTGCCGTGGTCGGCCAGGTGCCGCGCCAGCAGCGAGTCGGCCAGCGCGCTGCCGACGTCCCACGACAGCCGCGACGGGATCGCCTTCGGATCGACCGAGTAGAAGTTCCGGCCGGTCGGCAGCACGTTGACCAGGCCACGAGTGGGCGAGCCGGACGGCCCGGCCGGCACGTAGCCGCCCTCCAGCGCGTGCAGCACATGGGTGATCTCGTCGGTGGTCCGGGCCAGGCGCGGAATCACCTCGTCGGCGGCGAACTCCAGCACCCGCGCGGCCTCCGGCACCTCGGCGCCGACCACTTCGGCCACCGCCGGTTCGGCCGCCTCCCGGGCCCAGCCGCGCGCCTCCATCGTCTCCACGAGCCGCCGTGCGAGCCCCTCCAGCAGGTCGACGGCGTCGGAGGCCGTGCGGCCATCGCCGAGCGCCGCCGGGACCGCCAGCCGTGCGCCCGGCTCGGCCAGCAACTCAGCCTCGACCAGCTCGTAATGCGCGGCCAGCGCCGCCCGCAGCCCGGGGAGCGCCCCGGCCACGCCACCCCATATCTGGGCCGAACGCAGCACCGCCAGCGCCAGGTTGACCCGCGCCTCGCCCTCCGGGCCCATGCCCAGGATGTGCAGGCCGTCGCGGATCTGGACATCCTTGATCTCGCAGAGCCAGCCGTCGAGATGGAGCACGAACTCGTCGAAGTCGTCCTCGTCCGGCTGGTCTTCGACATGCAGGTCCCGGTGCAGCTCCGCCGCCCGTACCAGCGTCCAGATCTGGCCGCGCACGGCGGGCACCTTGGCCGGGTCGAGATCGCTCACCAGGGCGTACTCGTCGAGCAGTTGCTCCAGCTTCGCCAGGTCGCCGTAGGAGTCGGCGCGCGCCATCGGCGGCACCAGGTGGTCCACCACCGTGGCGTGACCGCGCCGCTTGGCCTGCGTGCCCTCGCCGGGGTCGTTGACGATGAACGGGTACACCAGCGGCAGTTCACCGAGCACGGCGTCGGGCGCGCAGCCCCGCGAGAGGCCGAGCCCCTTGCCCGGCAGCCACTCCATGGTGCCGTGCTTGCCCAGGTGCACCACCGCGTCGGCGCCGAAGGTGTGGTCGAGCCAGCGGTAGGCGGCCAGGTAGTGGTGGGAGGGCGGCAGATCGGGGTCGTGGTAGATCGCGATCGGGTTCTCGCCGAAGCCGCGCGGCGGCTGGATCATCAGCACGACATCGCCGAACCGCAGGGACGCCAGCACGATGTCGTCGCCGTCCACGTACAGCGAACCCGGTGGCTCGCCCCAGTGCTCCCGCATCGCCTCCCGCAGCCCGGGGTCGAGCCGTTCGAACCACGTGACGTAGTCGGCGAGCGGCACCCGGGCCGGGGCGGCGGCCAGTTGCTCCTCGGTGAGCCACTCGACGTCGTGGCCGCCGGCCGCGATGAGCCGGTGGATCAGCTCGTCACCGTGGTCCGGGTGGTCCCCGACCGCGTAACCGGCCTCCGCCAGCGCGGCCAGCAGCCGGATGGCTGAGGCGGGGGTGTCCAGACCGACGGCGTTGCCGACACGGGCGTGTTTCGTCGGGTAGGCGGTGAAGACGAGGCCGAGGCGCTTCCCGGCGTTCGGCTTGTGCCGCAGCGCCGCGTACCGGACGGCGATCCCGGCCACCCGCCCGGCCCGTTCGGGGTCCGCGACGTACACGGGCACGCCGTCGGGTCCTTCCTCCTTGAAGGAGAACGGCACGGTGATCAGCCGTCCGTCGAACTCCGGGATGGCGACCTGCATCGCCGCGTCCATCGGGGACAGCGCCGCGTCCGACTCGTCCCAGGCGGCGCGCGAGCCGGTCAGGCACAGGCCCTGGAGCACGGGCACGTCGAGCTCGGCCAGCGCGCCGATGTCCCATGTCTCGTCGTCGCCACCGCTCTTGCCGCCCGCCGCCAGCACGGCCGCGATCAGCGCGTCCGCGCGGCCGAGCAGCTCGTACAGCGCGGGGTCGGCGCCGCGCAGCGAACCGCAGTACACGGGCAGGGCGTTGGCACCGCGCTCCTCCAGCGCGTCGCACAGAGTGTCCACGAACGCGGTGTTGCCCGCCAGTTCGTGCGCCCGGTAGAAGAGGACGCCCACGGTCGGCCGGTCCGGCTTGTGCGCGCGGGCCCCATGCGTGCCGAACGCGGGCATCGGCCGGGGCGGCGCGAAGCCGTGGCCGGTGAGCAGCAGGGTGTCGGACAGGAAACGCGCCAGCTCCGCGAGGTTGTCCGAGCCGCCCGCGACCAGGTAGGCCAACGCCTCGGCGACCACCCCGGCGGGCGCGGTGGAGGCGGCCATCAGCTCGGCGTCCGGCGTCGACTCACCACCGAGCAGCACGGCCGGGAGCCCGGAGCGCGTGACGGCGGCCACCCCGTCCTCCCAGGCGCGCAGGCCGCCCAGCAGCCGCACCACGACGAGATCGGCGCCCGCGAGCAGCGCGGGTAGCTCCGAAGCGGTGTCCACCCGGGCCGGGTTGGCGATCCGGTAGGAGGCGCCCGAGGCGCGGGCGGCCAGCAGGTCGGTGTCGGCGGTGGACAGCAGCAGCACGGTCGTCATGGCGCTCCCGGCGGGATGAAGGGGAGGCCGTCGGGGACGCCCTCCTCGATGAGCCGCATCAGGGCGGCGGTGTCGGCGTGTTCCTCGATGAGATCGCCCAGCCGGTCGAGTTGCTCCTCGCGCAGCGCGCCGAAGCCCGTGTCCGGGGCCGGGACGAAGGCCCGGCCGGTGTCCGCCGCGATCCGGGTCAGGAACGCCCGGCGGAATCCGTCGCTTTCGAGCGAGCCGTGCCAGTGGGTGCCCCACACGGCCCCGACGCGGCAGCCGTCGAGGAACGGCTCGCCGCCCCGGACATCCGCGACGCCGTGGTGGATCTCGTAGCCCTCGACGGGGTGGCCGAGCGCGTGACCGGTGGGCCTGGCCAGGGTCTTGCCGGTGGCGAACCGCACGTGGACGGGCAGCAGGCCGAGTCCGTCGACGCGGCCCTCCCGGGACTCGACGTCGTCCTCGATGGATTCGCCGAGGAGTTGGAAGCCGCCGCAGATGCCCAGCACCGGCCGCCGCTCGGCGGCGCGCCGCGACAGGGCGTCGGCCAGGCCGCGTTCACGCAGCCAGGCCAGCGCCCGCACGGTGCCCCGGGTGCCGGGGATCACCACCAGGTCGGCGTCGGCCAGCTCCTCGGGCCGGTCGGTGAAGCGGACGGCGACCCCTGGTTCGGCGGCCAGTGCGTCCACGTCCGTGAAGTTGGACATCAGCGGGATGGCGACGACGGTGACCCGCAGCACGTCCCGGCCGTGCGGCGGGGCGGCGCTCGCCTCGCGGACGGTGCCGCGCAGGGACATCCGCAGGCCGTCCTCCTCGTCGATGCCCAGGCCGTGCCGGTGCGGGAGGACCCCGAGCACAGGCCGCCCGGTCAGCCCGCGCAGCATGTCCAGGCCCGGGGTCAACAGGCTCTGATCGCCACGGAACTTGTTGACGACATAGCCCGCGACCAGCGCTTGGTCCGCGGCGGCCAGCAGGGCGGTGGTGCCGAAGAAGGAGGCGAAGACGCCGCCCCGGTCGATGTCCCCGACGATGACGACGGGCAGCCCGGCGGCGCGGGCCAGGCCCATGTTGACGATGTCGCCGCGCCGCAGGTTGATCTCGGCGGGACTGCCCGCGCCCTCGCAGATCACGGCGTCGTACTCGGCGCGCAGCCGGTCCAGGCAGTCGGTGACGGTCGGCAGCAGCCGGGTCTGGCGCTCGGTGTGGTAGCCGCGTGCCGTGACCTCCCCGACGGGCCGCCCCAGCAGGACGACCTGACTCCCGCGATCGCTGCCGGGCTTGAGCAGCACGGGATTCATCAGCGCGCTCGGCTCGACCCGGGCGGCGGCGGCCTGCATGGCCTGCGCCCGTCCGATCTCGGCGCCGTCGCGGGTGACGAAGGAGTTGAGCGACATGTTCTGCGCCTTGAACGGCGCCACCCGCACTCCCTTCCGCGCGAGCCACCGGCAGATCCCGGCGGTGACGACACTCTTCCCCGCGTCGGACGTGGTCCCGGCGACGAGCAACGCCCCCCCGCGCCGTACCGGACCGCGCCGCACTGGACCGTGCCGCGGGGACGGCAGGGCGGGAGGGAGCGGGGCTTCGCCCGGGCCGGCGTCCGCCGGTCGGTTGACCGCGCCGCGTGGTGCGGGTTCGTGCGGGTCCGGGGCCGCGCCGGCGGCGTCGCCGCCCGGGTCGGGCGTCGGAGTGGGCTTCTCGGTCCCGTCCCGCTGGGGCGCGAGTGAGGGGTGCGGGAGCTCGTACGGGTCGTTCACCTTCGGGCCTCCCGTGCGTAGCTCGCCGCGCAGCAGGCGGCCAGGGTCAGGGTGCCGATGCGGCGTGAGAGGCGGATCGCGCGGTCGATGTCGGCGAAATCCACTGGGCGACCAGCGGCGTTGAGCACCGGACGGTGCTCCACCCGTCCGCCGTAGGAGAGCGTGCCGCCGAGGCGGACGCCCAGCGCGCCCGCGAACGCGGCTTCCACCGGGCCCGCGTTGGGGCTCGGGTGGCGGTGCGCGTCGGCCCGCCACACGCGGGCGGCGGCGCGCGGCCGGGGGCCGGCCACGGTGGCCAGGACGGCGGTGAGCCGGGCGCCCGGCCAGCCCGCCAGGTCGTCCAGCCGGGCCGAGGCCCAGCCGAACCGGCGGTAGCGCGGCGAGAGATGGCCGACCATCGCGTCCAGCGTGTTGACCGCGCGGAACGCGGCGAGCCCCGGCACTCCGGCGATCGCGCCCCAGACGAGCGCGCCGACGACCGCGTCCGAGGTGTTCTCCGCGACCGACTCCACGACGGCCCGCGCCAGCGCCGGTTCGTCCAGCGACAACGGGTCGCGCCCGCAGAGCCGGGGCAGCAACTCCCGTGCCCGCGCGACGTCTCCGGCCGCCAGCGCGTCCCCGAGGCCGCGCGCCTCCCGCGCCAGGCTCGTGCCGCCGAGAACGGCCCAGGCGGCCATGGCCGTTACCGCGCCGCGCCCCGCGTGTCCCCGCGTGAGCCCGGCGAGTGCCGCCGCCCCCGCGGCCGTTCCGCCGACGCACAGCGCGGTGTGCAGCACACCGGCGGCCCGGTGGTCGCGCCACAGACGGCGTTCGAGGGCGGCGGCGGCACGGCCGAAGGCGGCCACCGGATGACCCCGGCGCGGGTCGCCGGTGAGGAGATCGCCGAGGTAGCCGAGGGCCAGGCCGTACGCCGTCGCGTGCGATGCGCGCATGACGTCAGCCGGCCGTTGTGGTACCTCGTGCGGATGCGGCGCGGTGCGGATGTGGCGGGGGCAGGAAGGAGCCAGTCATGGCGGTATGTCCTCACTCAGGGTCCGCGCCCTGGTTCGACGTGACCGGCGGTGAGAGTCTCCTGGCTCCCGGATCGGCGCTTCCCCCGGCCTTCCAGCCCCTGACGGGACCGTGACGTTCGGTGGGGGAGCACTCCCCGGTGACAGTGGCGGGACCGCGCCGGATTCGCACCGGCTTCCTCTCCTGCCGCCGTTTGGCATCGTTGAGTCCACCATGGGCCGGAAGCGGCGTCAACTCCCTGTTGAAGCCGCTCCCGGCCCGTGGACTACGTCGCGACGATCCAGATGCCGTAGCCCACGGCCGCCGCGCACGCCGTGAAACACAGGTAACCGGCCGAGCGCACCGCCGACTTGGCGGACCCGGTGCGGATGCCCACCGAGAACAGGCCGACCACGGCCAGCGTCAGCAGCACCGAGACGACAATCACTTGGCCGAGAACGGCCCAGTCGATGTTCACAGCGACACCTCGGGAGCGGGAGTGGCGGCGGGAGCCGCGGTAGCGGCGGGCGCGGCGATGACGACGCGCACCGGACCGGGCACGGCCCCGACCGCGTCCCGCTCCTGGGCCGTGCCCGGGTCCATCCCCGTGCCCGGGTCCATCTCCCTGCCCGCGTCCACCTCCGTGTCCAGGACGTTGGAGTGGTCGACCGGCCGGCGGCGGGCCAGCGCCCAGCTCGCGACCCCGGCCGTGACGAGCAGCACCGCCACCGCGCCCACACCCCAGTCGCCCCGGTCCGCCAGCAGCGCCCCGGCGGCGCCGATCAGCCCGGCCGCCGGGAGGGTCAGGCCCCACGCCAGGACCATCCGCGAAGCGGTGGACCAGTGGACCACGCCGCCCTTGCGGCCCAGGCCGCAGCCCATCACCGCGCCCGAGCAGACCTGCGTGGTGGACAGCGCGAACCCCATGTGCGAGGAGGCGAGGATCGTGGTGGCCGCGCTGGTCTGGGCGGCGAAGCCCTGCGGCGGCCGGATGTCGGTGAGGCCCTTGCCCATGGTGCGGATGATGCGCCAGCCACCGAGGTAGGTGCCGAGCGCGATGGCGGCCCCGGCGGAGCCGATCACCCACAGCGGCGGGTCCGAGCCGGGGTCCAGCGTGCCGCCGGCGATCAGTGCCAGCGTCATGACGCCCATCGTCTTCTGCGCGTCGTTCGTGCCGTGCGCGAGGGAGACGAGCGCGGCGGAGGCGATCTGTCCCGTCCGGTATCCCTTGGCCGCGGTCTTCTCGTCGGCGCCGCGCGTGACGCGGTAGGTCAGCCGGGTGGCCAGCAGCGCCGCGAGCCCGGCGACCAGCGGGGCGGCCACGGCCGGTACCAGGACCTTGGTGACGACGGCGTCCCCGTTGACCGCGCCCGAGCCGACCGAGGCGAGCGTCGCGCCGATCAGGCCGCCGAAGAGGGCGTGCGACGAACTGGAGGGGAGGCCGGCCAGCCAGGTGAGCAGGTTCCATACGATGGCCCCGGCCAGCCCGGCGAAGATCACTTCGGGCTGGACGCCCGCCTCTTCGTCGATGATGCCGCCGGAGATCGTCCGCGCGACCTCGACCGAGAGGAAGGCGCCGAGGAGGTTCAGCGCCGCCGACATGGCCACGGCGGCCTTGGGCCGCATGGCACCGGTCGAGATCGTGGTGGCCATGGCGTTGGCCGTGTCGTGGAAGCCGTTGGTGAAATCGAACGCCAAAGCCGTGATGAGCACGATCGTGATCAACAGCGTTATGTGTTCCATGTACCCGGACAATCGCTCGGCGGGCGGGGGGACAAACGCCGTTAACGTAAGGTGAATAGGTGAACGAAAGATGAACTGGCGGCATCGGATCGTCCTGCGCCGAAACGTTCCGTCCACGTGGCGCGAGGCGTGGCGCGAGCTGATCGACCGGGCACGCCGGACGGTGACGGACGGCCTCGTCGTCGGCACCTCGGGAAACCTGTCGGTCCGCGTGGACGACACCGTCCTGGTCACCCCCACCGGCGTCCCCTACGAACGCCTCGGCCCGGCCGACCTCCTCGCCGTGGACCTGACCGGCCGCCCCCGCGCCGGCTCCCTCGCCCCGACCAGCGAGCTGCCGATGCATCTGGCGATCTACGGCGCCACGGACGCCACCGCCGTCGTCCACACCCACGCGGTGCACGCGACGGCCGTCTCCACCCTCGTGGACGAGCTGCCCGCCATCCACTACATGACCGCCGCCCTCGGCGGCCCGGTCCGCGTCGCGCCGTACGCCACCTACGGCAGCGAGGAGCTGGCCACCCACATGCTCGCCGCCCTGCGCGACCGCACCGGCTGCCTGCTGCGCAACCACGGCACGATCGTTCACGGCCGCAGCCTGCGCCAGGCGTACGACAACACGGCCCAGCTGGAGTGGATGTGCCGTCTGTGGCTCACCGCCACCGCCGTCCCGGGCCGCACCCCGACCCTGCTGCCGCCGGAAGAGCTGACGAAGGTCGCCACCAAGCTCCGCACCTACGGCCAGCGTTAGCGTCCCGAGCCGGAGATTCCCCGCCGGTCCGGGACGGGGGCGCGTCGGCGCCGCCCGTCGCGCGGCGAACCAACCGGAGAACCTCCGACCCCGAGCACCGGCCGGGTCTCTCGTCCGGATCTTCGCGGGGCCACGACGCTCCCCGGGGCGCGCCGCCGCGCCGCCGCGCCGCGCCCGTACGGCCACGGACGAGCCGTGGCCCGATCCCCGCAGATCGGGCCACGGCAGGCCCCGGCCGCCGCTCGCGGCCCGCTTCTCGCCGCCCGAATGGCGGTACTGGGCCATCGCGCCCATGCTGGAAGGCATGCGTCGGCACACGACGGCGGCCATGGCCGCCACCACCCTGCTGGGAGCCGGAGCGGCCGTCGCCACGGTCGCCGCCGGACGTTGGGCCGTGGGAGCCGCACTGGGGTCCTCGCGGCGACCCCGGCCCGCCGGGTTCGGCGGGGAACGGCTCGCCGTGCACGCCACCGGCCCCGGCCGCGTCACCCTCACCCGGTCCGTCGGGTCCCGGCGCCCGGGCACCTATGGCCTCACCGCCCGTGGTCGCCACGCGGTCGTCGGGCCCGTCCTCGACGACGTGTTCGGCGGCCCCGACACCGTCGTGCGGAAGCTGGAGCGCGTCGTCGGCGGTGATCTCGCCCCCGGCACCACCGTCGAGCTCACCCCCCAGATCCACACCGGCGATCCGCGCACCGCCCTCGGCATCCCGTTCACCGACGTGTCCGTCCCCGGCGAGAGCGGCCCGCTGCCCGCCTGGTTCGTGCCCGGCCCTCGCACCACCTGGGTCATCGCCCTGCACGGTCTCGGCGCCACCCGCGAACACCCCCTGAACCTCCTGCCGTTCCTGCGCGAGCAGCGTTTCCCGGTCCTCATCCCCGTCTACCGGGGCGACCCCGGCGCCCCCCGCTCCCGTGACCGCGTCAACCGCCTCGGCGCCGACGAGTGGCGCGACGCCGAGGCCGCCGTGCGGTACGCCGTCCGCTACGGCGCCGAGCGCGTCGTCCTCTACGGCTGGTCCGCCGGCGGCGCCATGGCCCTGCGCGCCGCCGTCCGGTCGCCGCTCCACGCCCAGGTCGCCGGCCTCGTCCTCGACTCGCCCGTCCTGGAGCCCGCCGCCACCTTCCGCTCCCTGGCCGCCGACCACGGCGTGCCCGCCCGGCTGCTGCCGTTCGCGCTCGGCGCGGCCAACGGCGGCTTCGGCCTCGACACGGACGAACGCCCTCCCGGCCACCCCACCGGCCACGGCGGCGCGCCGCTCCCCGTCATGATCTTCCACGGCCCCGACGACAGCGTCGCGCCCTGGCGCGCATCCCGGGAACTGGCCGCCGAGCACCCCGAGAGCGTCACGCTCCACACCGTCCCGAACGCCGGGCACGCCGCCATGTGGAACGCCGATCCGGCCGCCTACGAGGAGCGCCTGCGCCGCTTCCTCACGCCGCTCATGTGAGCCGCCGAAGCCGAGGTTTGGGCTTTCACTGCCCCAGCGGTGAAACTGCTCAGGTGACGTTCCGAACTCCGCGTGAGCCCCGGTTGCGACTTGTCCCACAAACGCCTCAACAGCGCGCCGCCGCGCACCGGGGTACGCCCCACGGTAGACGTACTCCCGCCCCGCCGCCGCGCGGCGTGGCCCCGCAGGACCAGCTCGCCCGCCAGGCCCGCGCGCTCCTGGCCGACGCCGTCCGCCTCGCCCACTGGGCGCAGCGCACCGGCCGCTCGCCGGAGGCCGCCGCCGAGGAGGCCGCGGCGGACCTGGGACTGACCCGGCACGCGGTGCGTGACCACTGGGGACGCGCCCGCCTCGCCGGGCTGATCGAGCAGGCGCCGGACGCCCCGGACAGCGGCGGCGTCCGCGCCGGCTGGCGACTGCGCGCCTGGCACCGCGACGACACGGCGGCCCTGCGCGGCTGGGTCGCGCTCTTCGACGCCTGGTCCCTGGCCCGGCCCGCGCCGCCGGACGCCGACCCGGGCACGGTGGCCGATGTCGTGGCCGCCGTGCCGCAGCTCCTGTCCGTCATGCGGCTCTCCGACGGCCCGGTGACGGCGGCCGGCTTGATCGACCTGCTGCTCCAGCGCATCACCGAGCTCCGCGCCGACCGCGACCCGGCCACCACCACCGAGGCCCCGGCCACCGAGGACCAAGCCACCACCGAGGCCCCGGCCACCGAGGACCAAGCCACCGACAGCGCCCAGGACAACGCCCCCCGGACGTCCGACCCCCGGGGCATAACGCCCCCGGCCGGCGCGGCCCGCCCCCAGGAGACCCCCGAGCTCGTCCGCCTCCTCGGCTGGGCCCTGGACGCCCTGGCCTCGGTCGGCGCCCTCACCCTCCACGCGCGCGGACGGCAGCCCGTCCGGGCCCGCCTCACCGAGCTGGGGAGCTGGGCCATGTGGACGAAGCTGGAGCACATCTGCATCGCCGCCCAGAGCCCGGCCGGCAACATCGAGCAGTCCGCCGTGGGCATGCTGCGCGGCTGCACGCACCTCACGCCGGGCCCGGCCCGTGCCGAGTACCGCGCCTGGCTCGCCGCCCGCCCCACCGGCCCGGCCGTCACCGAGCTGCTCGACGCCGCCCGTGGCGAGGACGCGCTGATCCGGGGCCTCGCCTTCGAGGCCCTGCGCGTGGTGGGCGCGCCCGCCCTGCCCGCCATAAGGGACGCCGCCGTCGAGCCCGTGCTGCGCCCCTACGCGCTGCTGTGGCTGGCCGACCACGAGGCGGGCGACCCGCGCGACGCAGCCGACGACCCGCTCGGCGTGCTCACCCGCACCGAGGCCACCTGGCTCTGGGTCGACACCGCCTCCGCCGCCCATGAACACGGCGCCGAACGCCTGCTGCTCGACCATCTCGACGCCGCCCCGCAGCCCTCGGTCACCGAGCTGATTGACGAGATCCGCGTCTGCGGCCACCCGCGCACCGTCCAGGTGCTGCTGGCCCTGGCCGCCGCCCACCCCGACCCGGCCCTCGCCAAACGGGTCCGCCGGGCCGCGTTCCAGGTGCATAACGGGGGAGCCTGATGCGGCGCGCCACCGCCCCGTGCCCGCCGGCGTCGCCGCGCGCGGAAAACGGTGCGGAAAACGGCGCGGAAAACACATTGCGCCGCGCCGTTAGAATGAATCGTATGGACACGGACACACCGCTCCTCGCGTAGCGGACGTAGCCGCACCGCCCGCCGGCCCGTACGTCCCGCCCCACCCGCCTCTGGAGTCCGTCCATGATCACCGCCACCGGCATCGAGTTGCGCGCCGGAGCCCGCGTCCTCATCGAATCCGCTTCCTTCCGCATCGCCACCGGCGACCGCATCGGTCTCGTCGGCCGCAACGGCGCCGGGAAGACCACCCTGACCAAGTGCCTGGCCGGTGAAGGCGTCCCGGCCGCCGGGACCATCACCCGGGGCGGCGAGGTCGGCTATCTGCCGCAGGACCCGCGCACCGGCGACCTCGATATCCTCGCCCGCGACCGCATCCTCGCCGCGCGCGGCCTGGACAGCGTGCTGCGCGGCATGCGCCAGAACGAGCAGCTGATGGCCAGCGGCGAGGGCTCGGTCCGCGACCGCGCGATGAAGAAGTACGAGCGCCTGGAGACCGAGTTCCTCACCCGGGGCGGCTACGCGGCCGAGGCCGAGGCCGCCACCATCGCCGCCAGCCTGGGACTGCCCGACCGCGTCCTCGGCCAGCAGTTGCACACCCTCTCCGGCGGCCAGCGGCGCCGTGTCGAGCTGGCCCGCATCCTCTTCTCGGACGCCGACACGCTCCTGCTCGACGAGCCGACGAACCACCTGGACGCCGACTCCATCGTCTGGCTGCGGGACTTCCTGCGGACGTACCGCGGCGGTCTCGTCGTGATCTCCCACGACATCGCCCTGATCGAGACCGTGGTCAACAAGGTGTTCTACCTCGACGCCAACCGGTCCCGGATCGACGTCTACAACATGGGCTGGAAGCAGTACCAGGTCCAGCGCGAGGCTGACGAGAAGCGGCGCAGGCGCGAGCGCGCGAACGCCGAGAAGAAGGCCGCCGCCCTCAACACCCAGGCCGACAAGATGCGCGCCAAGGCCACCAAGGCCGTCGCCGCGCAGAACATGGCGCGTCGTGCCGAGCGGCTGCTCTCCGGCCTGGAGGCCCAGCGCCAGTCCGACAAGGTCGCCAAGCTGCGCTTCCCCGACCCCGCGCCGTGCGGCAAGACCCCGCTGACCGCCGAGGGCCTGTCCAAGTCCTATGGCTCGCTGGAGATCTTCGCCGACGTCTCGCTCGCCATCGACAAGGGTTCCCGCGTCGTCATCCTCGGCCTCAACGGCGCCGGCAAGACGACGCTGCTGCGGCTGCTCGCCGGCGCCGAGAAGCCCGACACCGGCCAGGTCACGCCGGGCCACGGCCTCAAGCTGGGGTACTACGCG
Above is a window of Streptomyces sp. NBC_01803 DNA encoding:
- a CDS encoding ABC-F family ATP-binding cassette domain-containing protein produces the protein MITATGIELRAGARVLIESASFRIATGDRIGLVGRNGAGKTTLTKCLAGEGVPAAGTITRGGEVGYLPQDPRTGDLDILARDRILAARGLDSVLRGMRQNEQLMASGEGSVRDRAMKKYERLETEFLTRGGYAAEAEAATIAASLGLPDRVLGQQLHTLSGGQRRRVELARILFSDADTLLLDEPTNHLDADSIVWLRDFLRTYRGGLVVISHDIALIETVVNKVFYLDANRSRIDVYNMGWKQYQVQREADEKRRRRERANAEKKAAALNTQADKMRAKATKAVAAQNMARRAERLLSGLEAQRQSDKVAKLRFPDPAPCGKTPLTAEGLSKSYGSLEIFADVSLAIDKGSRVVILGLNGAGKTTLLRLLAGAEKPDTGQVTPGHGLKLGYYAQEHETLDPDRTVLENMRSSAPDLDMVDVRKTLGSFLFSGDDVDKPAGVLSGGEKTRLALATLVVSSANVLLLDEPTNNLDPASREEILGALRGFTGAVVLVTHDEGAVDALQPERIILLPDGVEDLWSADYADLVALA
- a CDS encoding class II aldolase/adducin family protein, which encodes MNWRHRIVLRRNVPSTWREAWRELIDRARRTVTDGLVVGTSGNLSVRVDDTVLVTPTGVPYERLGPADLLAVDLTGRPRAGSLAPTSELPMHLAIYGATDATAVVHTHAVHATAVSTLVDELPAIHYMTAALGGPVRVAPYATYGSEELATHMLAALRDRTGCLLRNHGTIVHGRSLRQAYDNTAQLEWMCRLWLTATAVPGRTPTLLPPEELTKVATKLRTYGQR
- a CDS encoding alpha/beta hydrolase yields the protein MRRHTTAAMAATTLLGAGAAVATVAAGRWAVGAALGSSRRPRPAGFGGERLAVHATGPGRVTLTRSVGSRRPGTYGLTARGRHAVVGPVLDDVFGGPDTVVRKLERVVGGDLAPGTTVELTPQIHTGDPRTALGIPFTDVSVPGESGPLPAWFVPGPRTTWVIALHGLGATREHPLNLLPFLREQRFPVLIPVYRGDPGAPRSRDRVNRLGADEWRDAEAAVRYAVRYGAERVVLYGWSAGGAMALRAAVRSPLHAQVAGLVLDSPVLEPAATFRSLAADHGVPARLLPFALGAANGGFGLDTDERPPGHPTGHGGAPLPVMIFHGPDDSVAPWRASRELAAEHPESVTLHTVPNAGHAAMWNADPAAYEERLRRFLTPLM